A single window of Rhipicephalus microplus isolate Deutch F79 chromosome 5, USDA_Rmic, whole genome shotgun sequence DNA harbors:
- the LOC119174788 gene encoding uncharacterized protein LOC119174788, translating to MPAAAAADFAMDGGISTLPAASTAAFSFEDLSLDELGTDLDSLFSSDSVQDDDSASTSATCHQTNDGSDSALMQLPEFGIFAEQCYPFFCAEQSNAQAVWTSTGHDYPQKPADFSPDSGYEDAASPTSSSPTPEGCLEVDWSDEFAADGLDDFVVLGVGLKTLMSSLSEGESFCFNSLSSSASSPVLSVPQPQPPPPPPPLTRRPNQSWLPQRQRAPGSGRKSKATSSNGGATPRRQVNRAPQPPAPVSEEEKVFCCSYPGCSKVYSKSSHLKAHLRRHTGEKPFACQWPGCGWRFSRSDELARHKRSHSGIKPYRCQICDKRFSRSDHLAKHLKVHRRDKVNAGPLTAGRSRTSAIARA from the coding sequence ATGCCAGCCGCCGCGGCTGCTGATTTCGCGATGGACGGCGGAATTTCCACGCTGCCCGCCGCCAGCACGGCGGCCTTCTCCTTCGAAGACCTGTCCCTGGATGAACTGGGTACCGACCTGGACTCGCTCTTCTCCAGCGACAGCGTGCAGGATGACGACAGCGCCTCGACGTCCGCCACCTGCCACCAGACAAACGACGGCTCGGACAGCGCGTTGATGCAGCTTCCCGAATTCGGCATCTTCGCCGAACAGTGTTACCCGTTCTTTTGCGCCGAGCAGTCGAACGCCCAGGCGGTGTGGACTTCCACGGGCCACGACTACCCCCAGAAGCCGGCGGACTTCAGCCCGGACTCGGGTTACGAGGACGCCGCCTCGCCCACGTCTTCTTCGCCGACGCCAGAAGGTTGCCTCGAGGTGGACTGGTCCGACGAGTTCGCCGCCGACGGTCTCGACGACTTCGTCGTGCTCGGCGTCGGCCTCAAGACGCTCATGTCCAGTCTCAGCGAAGGTGAATCGTTCTGCTTCAACTCGCTCTCGTCCTCCGCGTCTAGTCCCGTGCTGTCCGTGCCTCAGCCGCAGCCACCCCCTCCACCGCCTCCTCTCACTCGGAGGCCCAACCAGAGCTGGCTACCGCAGCGGCAACGAGCACCGGGTTCCGGGCGCAAGTCAAAGGCCACGTCTTCCAACGGCGGCGCGACGCCGCGAAGGCAGGTGAACCGCGCACCGCAGCCGCCGGCTCCCGTGAGCGAGGAAGAGAAGGTCTTCTGCTGCTCTTACCCGGGCTGCAGCAAGGTGTACTCCAAGAGTTCCCACCTGAAGGCCCACCTGCGGCGGCACACGGGCGAGAAGCCGTTCGCGTGCCAGTGGCCCGGATGCGGCTGGCGCTTCTCGCGCTCCGACGAACTGGCTCGCCACAAGCGTTCACATTCGGGCATCAAGCCGTACCGCTGCCAGATCTGCGACAAGCGCTTCTCTCGCTCCGACCACCTCGCCAAGCACCTCAAGGTTCACCGTAGGGACAAGGTGAACGCAGGGCCGCTGACCGCCGGCCGGTCACGGACATCTGCCATCGCTCGCGCCTGA